The following proteins are co-located in the Nomia melanderi isolate GNS246 chromosome 1, iyNomMela1, whole genome shotgun sequence genome:
- the LOC116426784 gene encoding serine/threonine-protein phosphatase 2A 56 kDa regulatory subunit gamma isoform isoform X4, with protein sequence MDASKIGKDKGKNGKDGETGDEANKVAGGQPGNSAPPPPTLINKIKYQPGGPVIKKDKRQSSSRFNISKNRELQKLPLLSETQQGNEREELFIQKLRQCCVLFDFESDPLSDLKWKEVKRTALYEMVEYVTKNKNVITEAIYPEAVNMFAVNLFRTLPPSSNPNGAEFDPEEDEPTLEAAWPHLQLVYEFFLRLLESQDFQPSIARRYIDQKFVLQLLELFDSEDPRERDFLKTTLHRIYGKFLGLRAYIRKQINNVFYRFIYETEHHNGIAELLEILGSIINGFALPLKEEHKIFLLKVLLPLHKAKSLSVYHPQLAYCVVQFLEKDPSLTEPVIRSLLKFWPKTHSPKEVMFLNELEEILDVIEPAEFQKVMDPLFRQLAKCVSSPHFQVAERALYYWNNEYIMSLISDNYSVILPIMYPAFYRNSRNHWNKTIHGLIYNALKLFMEMNHKMFDECTQQYYQDRQRERKLMKDRDEAWMRVEALAMRHPNYNVAVKGLTNTAANTTISQQQLDSPPPDEDGDTDQTPLTLEKIEAKANEAKKMTNSNKSKPLLRRKSDLPQDTYTMRALSDHKRADEYLVTPPDPNN encoded by the exons AGGACAACCTGGGAATAgtgcaccaccaccaccaacatTGATCAACAAGATCAAATACCAACCAGGCGGTCCCGTTATAAAAAAGGACAAGCGACAAAGTAGCTCAAGattcaatatttcgaaaaatcggGAACTTCAAAAGTTGCCGCTTTTATCTG AAACGCAACAAGGGAACGAGCGGGAGGaactttttatacaaaaactGCGACAATGTTGCGTCCTCTTTGATTTTGAGTCTGATCCCTTATCGGACTTAAAATGGAAGGAAGTGAAACGAACCGCCTTGTACGAGATGGTGGAGTACGTTACCAAGAACAAAAACGTTATCACCGAGGCTATATACCCCGAAGCGGTGAACATG TTTGCAGTGAACCTCTTTCGTACACTTCCTCCGTCATCGAATCCAAACGGCGCCGAGTTCGACCCAGAAGAAGATGAGCCAACTCTGGAGGCAGCTTGGCCACATTTGCAGCTGGTTTATGAGTTTTTCCTTCGACTACTTGAATCTCAAGATTTTCAACCTTCTATCGCAAGACGTTACATAGATCAGAAGTTCGTCCTGCAGCTTCTAGAGCTGTTCGACTCAGAAGATCCTCGAGAACGGGATTTCTTGAAGACAACACTTCACAGGATTTATGGAAAGTTCTTAGGGCTTAGGGCGTATATCAGAAAGCAAATAAACAATGTTTTTTACCGATTTATATATGAAACCGAGCATCACAATGGTATTGCCGAACTCTTGGAGATCCTGGGAAG CATAATCAACGGCTTCGCTTTGCCGCTGAAGGAGGAAcacaaaatttttctattaaaggTGCTTCTACCTTTGCACAAAGCTAAATCATTATCCGTTTATCATCCGCAATTAGCGTATTGCGTTGTTCAATTTCTGGAGAAAGACCCATCGTTGACTGAGCCTGTTATCAGAAGTTTACTGAAATTCTGGCCAAAAACACATTCCCCGAAAGAGGTGATGTTCTTGAACGAACTCGAGGAGATCCTGGATGTGATCGAACCTGCCGAATTCCAAAAAGTTATGGACCCATTGTTCAGACAATTAGCGAAATGCGTTTCCTCTCCACATTTTCAG GTGGCTGAAAGAGCTCTTTACTATTGGAACAACGAATATATAATGTCTTTGATATCAGACAATTATTCGGTGATATTACCCATCATGTATCCAGCATTCTACAGAAACTCTCGAAATCACTGGAACAAGACCATTCATGGTTTGATTTATAACGCGTTGAAACTCTTCATGGAGATGAACCACAAAATGTTCGACGAATGTACTCAACAGTATTATCAA GATCGTCAGAGGGAAAGAAAGCTTATGAAAGATAGGGACGAAGCATGGATGCGCGTGGAAGCATTAGCGATGAGACATCCGAATTATAATGTGGctgtcaaagggttaacaaatacCGCTGCCAACACCACGATATCACAGCAACAGCTAGATAGTCCTCCGCCTGACGAAGATGGCGATACGGATCAAACACCACTCACTTTAGAGAAGATAGAGGCAAAGGCGAACGAG GCAAAGAAGATGACGAATTCTAATAAAAGTAAGCCACTTCTGCGAAGAAAAAGCGACTTACCACAAGATACGTACACAATGCGGGCATTGTCCGATCACAAACGTGCAGATGAGTACCTTGTTACGCCACCGGATCCCAATAATTGA
- the LOC116426784 gene encoding serine/threonine-protein phosphatase 2A 56 kDa regulatory subunit gamma isoform isoform X6 codes for MVHVDGYHFASGGLPKSPSFHQGLALATVLSREPNKTYLSNFTTHYQPLRPLLIETQQGNEREELFIQKLRQCCVLFDFESDPLSDLKWKEVKRTALYEMVEYVTKNKNVITEAIYPEAVNMFAVNLFRTLPPSSNPNGAEFDPEEDEPTLEAAWPHLQLVYEFFLRLLESQDFQPSIARRYIDQKFVLQLLELFDSEDPRERDFLKTTLHRIYGKFLGLRAYIRKQINNVFYRFIYETEHHNGIAELLEILGSIINGFALPLKEEHKIFLLKVLLPLHKAKSLSVYHPQLAYCVVQFLEKDPSLTEPVIRSLLKFWPKTHSPKEVMFLNELEEILDVIEPAEFQKVMDPLFRQLAKCVSSPHFQVAERALYYWNNEYIMSLISDNYSVILPIMYPAFYRNSRNHWNKTIHGLIYNALKLFMEMNHKMFDECTQQYYQDRQRERKLMKDRDEAWMRVEALAMRHPNYNVAVKGLTNTAANTTISQQQLDSPPPDEDGDTDQTPLTLEKIEAKANEAKKMTNSNKSKPLLRRKSDLPQDTYTMRALSDHKRADEYLVTPPDPNN; via the exons ATGGTTCACGTGGACGGATATCACTTTGCATCCGGCGGCTTGCCGAAAAGCCCGAGCTTCCATCAGGGGCTCGCCTTAGCCACGGTCCTTTCCCGGGAACCGAATAAGACTTATCTATCCAACTTTACTACGCATTATCAACCGCTACGACCCCTATTAATCG AAACGCAACAAGGGAACGAGCGGGAGGaactttttatacaaaaactGCGACAATGTTGCGTCCTCTTTGATTTTGAGTCTGATCCCTTATCGGACTTAAAATGGAAGGAAGTGAAACGAACCGCCTTGTACGAGATGGTGGAGTACGTTACCAAGAACAAAAACGTTATCACCGAGGCTATATACCCCGAAGCGGTGAACATG TTTGCAGTGAACCTCTTTCGTACACTTCCTCCGTCATCGAATCCAAACGGCGCCGAGTTCGACCCAGAAGAAGATGAGCCAACTCTGGAGGCAGCTTGGCCACATTTGCAGCTGGTTTATGAGTTTTTCCTTCGACTACTTGAATCTCAAGATTTTCAACCTTCTATCGCAAGACGTTACATAGATCAGAAGTTCGTCCTGCAGCTTCTAGAGCTGTTCGACTCAGAAGATCCTCGAGAACGGGATTTCTTGAAGACAACACTTCACAGGATTTATGGAAAGTTCTTAGGGCTTAGGGCGTATATCAGAAAGCAAATAAACAATGTTTTTTACCGATTTATATATGAAACCGAGCATCACAATGGTATTGCCGAACTCTTGGAGATCCTGGGAAG CATAATCAACGGCTTCGCTTTGCCGCTGAAGGAGGAAcacaaaatttttctattaaaggTGCTTCTACCTTTGCACAAAGCTAAATCATTATCCGTTTATCATCCGCAATTAGCGTATTGCGTTGTTCAATTTCTGGAGAAAGACCCATCGTTGACTGAGCCTGTTATCAGAAGTTTACTGAAATTCTGGCCAAAAACACATTCCCCGAAAGAGGTGATGTTCTTGAACGAACTCGAGGAGATCCTGGATGTGATCGAACCTGCCGAATTCCAAAAAGTTATGGACCCATTGTTCAGACAATTAGCGAAATGCGTTTCCTCTCCACATTTTCAG GTGGCTGAAAGAGCTCTTTACTATTGGAACAACGAATATATAATGTCTTTGATATCAGACAATTATTCGGTGATATTACCCATCATGTATCCAGCATTCTACAGAAACTCTCGAAATCACTGGAACAAGACCATTCATGGTTTGATTTATAACGCGTTGAAACTCTTCATGGAGATGAACCACAAAATGTTCGACGAATGTACTCAACAGTATTATCAA GATCGTCAGAGGGAAAGAAAGCTTATGAAAGATAGGGACGAAGCATGGATGCGCGTGGAAGCATTAGCGATGAGACATCCGAATTATAATGTGGctgtcaaagggttaacaaatacCGCTGCCAACACCACGATATCACAGCAACAGCTAGATAGTCCTCCGCCTGACGAAGATGGCGATACGGATCAAACACCACTCACTTTAGAGAAGATAGAGGCAAAGGCGAACGAG GCAAAGAAGATGACGAATTCTAATAAAAGTAAGCCACTTCTGCGAAGAAAAAGCGACTTACCACAAGATACGTACACAATGCGGGCATTGTCCGATCACAAACGTGCAGATGAGTACCTTGTTACGCCACCGGATCCCAATAATTGA
- the LOC116426784 gene encoding serine/threonine-protein phosphatase 2A 56 kDa regulatory subunit gamma isoform isoform X2 produces the protein MSSRQSKKEKDASKIGKDKGKNGKDGETGDEANKVAGGQPGNSAPPPPTLINKIKYQPGGPVIKKDKRQSSSRFNISKNRELQKLPLLSETQQGNEREELFIQKLRQCCVLFDFESDPLSDLKWKEVKRTALYEMVEYVTKNKNVITEAIYPEAVNMFAVNLFRTLPPSSNPNGAEFDPEEDEPTLEAAWPHLQLVYEFFLRLLESQDFQPSIARRYIDQKFVLQLLELFDSEDPRERDFLKTTLHRIYGKFLGLRAYIRKQINNVFYRFIYETEHHNGIAELLEILGSIINGFALPLKEEHKIFLLKVLLPLHKAKSLSVYHPQLAYCVVQFLEKDPSLTEPVIRSLLKFWPKTHSPKEVMFLNELEEILDVIEPAEFQKVMDPLFRQLAKCVSSPHFQVAERALYYWNNEYIMSLISDNYSVILPIMYPAFYRNSRNHWNKTIHGLIYNALKLFMEMNHKMFDECTQQYYQDRQRERKLMKDRDEAWMRVEALAMRHPNYNVAVKGLTNTAANTTISQQQLDSPPPDEDGDTDQTPLTLEKIEAKANEAKKMTNSNKSKPLLRRKSDLPQDTYTMRALSDHKRADEYLVTPPDPNN, from the exons AGGACAACCTGGGAATAgtgcaccaccaccaccaacatTGATCAACAAGATCAAATACCAACCAGGCGGTCCCGTTATAAAAAAGGACAAGCGACAAAGTAGCTCAAGattcaatatttcgaaaaatcggGAACTTCAAAAGTTGCCGCTTTTATCTG AAACGCAACAAGGGAACGAGCGGGAGGaactttttatacaaaaactGCGACAATGTTGCGTCCTCTTTGATTTTGAGTCTGATCCCTTATCGGACTTAAAATGGAAGGAAGTGAAACGAACCGCCTTGTACGAGATGGTGGAGTACGTTACCAAGAACAAAAACGTTATCACCGAGGCTATATACCCCGAAGCGGTGAACATG TTTGCAGTGAACCTCTTTCGTACACTTCCTCCGTCATCGAATCCAAACGGCGCCGAGTTCGACCCAGAAGAAGATGAGCCAACTCTGGAGGCAGCTTGGCCACATTTGCAGCTGGTTTATGAGTTTTTCCTTCGACTACTTGAATCTCAAGATTTTCAACCTTCTATCGCAAGACGTTACATAGATCAGAAGTTCGTCCTGCAGCTTCTAGAGCTGTTCGACTCAGAAGATCCTCGAGAACGGGATTTCTTGAAGACAACACTTCACAGGATTTATGGAAAGTTCTTAGGGCTTAGGGCGTATATCAGAAAGCAAATAAACAATGTTTTTTACCGATTTATATATGAAACCGAGCATCACAATGGTATTGCCGAACTCTTGGAGATCCTGGGAAG CATAATCAACGGCTTCGCTTTGCCGCTGAAGGAGGAAcacaaaatttttctattaaaggTGCTTCTACCTTTGCACAAAGCTAAATCATTATCCGTTTATCATCCGCAATTAGCGTATTGCGTTGTTCAATTTCTGGAGAAAGACCCATCGTTGACTGAGCCTGTTATCAGAAGTTTACTGAAATTCTGGCCAAAAACACATTCCCCGAAAGAGGTGATGTTCTTGAACGAACTCGAGGAGATCCTGGATGTGATCGAACCTGCCGAATTCCAAAAAGTTATGGACCCATTGTTCAGACAATTAGCGAAATGCGTTTCCTCTCCACATTTTCAG GTGGCTGAAAGAGCTCTTTACTATTGGAACAACGAATATATAATGTCTTTGATATCAGACAATTATTCGGTGATATTACCCATCATGTATCCAGCATTCTACAGAAACTCTCGAAATCACTGGAACAAGACCATTCATGGTTTGATTTATAACGCGTTGAAACTCTTCATGGAGATGAACCACAAAATGTTCGACGAATGTACTCAACAGTATTATCAA GATCGTCAGAGGGAAAGAAAGCTTATGAAAGATAGGGACGAAGCATGGATGCGCGTGGAAGCATTAGCGATGAGACATCCGAATTATAATGTGGctgtcaaagggttaacaaatacCGCTGCCAACACCACGATATCACAGCAACAGCTAGATAGTCCTCCGCCTGACGAAGATGGCGATACGGATCAAACACCACTCACTTTAGAGAAGATAGAGGCAAAGGCGAACGAG GCAAAGAAGATGACGAATTCTAATAAAAGTAAGCCACTTCTGCGAAGAAAAAGCGACTTACCACAAGATACGTACACAATGCGGGCATTGTCCGATCACAAACGTGCAGATGAGTACCTTGTTACGCCACCGGATCCCAATAATTGA
- the LOC116426784 gene encoding serine/threonine-protein phosphatase 2A 56 kDa regulatory subunit gamma isoform isoform X7 — MVEYVTKNKNVITEAIYPEAVNMFAVNLFRTLPPSSNPNGAEFDPEEDEPTLEAAWPHLQLVYEFFLRLLESQDFQPSIARRYIDQKFVLQLLELFDSEDPRERDFLKTTLHRIYGKFLGLRAYIRKQINNVFYRFIYETEHHNGIAELLEILGSIINGFALPLKEEHKIFLLKVLLPLHKAKSLSVYHPQLAYCVVQFLEKDPSLTEPVIRSLLKFWPKTHSPKEVMFLNELEEILDVIEPAEFQKVMDPLFRQLAKCVSSPHFQVAERALYYWNNEYIMSLISDNYSVILPIMYPAFYRNSRNHWNKTIHGLIYNALKLFMEMNHKMFDECTQQYYQDRQRERKLMKDRDEAWMRVEALAMRHPNYNVAVKGLTNTAANTTISQQQLDSPPPDEDGDTDQTPLTLEKIEAKANEAKKMTNSNKSKPLLRRKSDLPQDTYTMRALSDHKRADEYLVTPPDPNN; from the exons ATGGTGGAGTACGTTACCAAGAACAAAAACGTTATCACCGAGGCTATATACCCCGAAGCGGTGAACATG TTTGCAGTGAACCTCTTTCGTACACTTCCTCCGTCATCGAATCCAAACGGCGCCGAGTTCGACCCAGAAGAAGATGAGCCAACTCTGGAGGCAGCTTGGCCACATTTGCAGCTGGTTTATGAGTTTTTCCTTCGACTACTTGAATCTCAAGATTTTCAACCTTCTATCGCAAGACGTTACATAGATCAGAAGTTCGTCCTGCAGCTTCTAGAGCTGTTCGACTCAGAAGATCCTCGAGAACGGGATTTCTTGAAGACAACACTTCACAGGATTTATGGAAAGTTCTTAGGGCTTAGGGCGTATATCAGAAAGCAAATAAACAATGTTTTTTACCGATTTATATATGAAACCGAGCATCACAATGGTATTGCCGAACTCTTGGAGATCCTGGGAAG CATAATCAACGGCTTCGCTTTGCCGCTGAAGGAGGAAcacaaaatttttctattaaaggTGCTTCTACCTTTGCACAAAGCTAAATCATTATCCGTTTATCATCCGCAATTAGCGTATTGCGTTGTTCAATTTCTGGAGAAAGACCCATCGTTGACTGAGCCTGTTATCAGAAGTTTACTGAAATTCTGGCCAAAAACACATTCCCCGAAAGAGGTGATGTTCTTGAACGAACTCGAGGAGATCCTGGATGTGATCGAACCTGCCGAATTCCAAAAAGTTATGGACCCATTGTTCAGACAATTAGCGAAATGCGTTTCCTCTCCACATTTTCAG GTGGCTGAAAGAGCTCTTTACTATTGGAACAACGAATATATAATGTCTTTGATATCAGACAATTATTCGGTGATATTACCCATCATGTATCCAGCATTCTACAGAAACTCTCGAAATCACTGGAACAAGACCATTCATGGTTTGATTTATAACGCGTTGAAACTCTTCATGGAGATGAACCACAAAATGTTCGACGAATGTACTCAACAGTATTATCAA GATCGTCAGAGGGAAAGAAAGCTTATGAAAGATAGGGACGAAGCATGGATGCGCGTGGAAGCATTAGCGATGAGACATCCGAATTATAATGTGGctgtcaaagggttaacaaatacCGCTGCCAACACCACGATATCACAGCAACAGCTAGATAGTCCTCCGCCTGACGAAGATGGCGATACGGATCAAACACCACTCACTTTAGAGAAGATAGAGGCAAAGGCGAACGAG GCAAAGAAGATGACGAATTCTAATAAAAGTAAGCCACTTCTGCGAAGAAAAAGCGACTTACCACAAGATACGTACACAATGCGGGCATTGTCCGATCACAAACGTGCAGATGAGTACCTTGTTACGCCACCGGATCCCAATAATTGA
- the LOC116426784 gene encoding serine/threonine-protein phosphatase 2A 56 kDa regulatory subunit gamma isoform isoform X5, with protein MYCVRDSTDQVYISANKVAGGQPGNSAPPPPTLINKIKYQPGGPVIKKDKRQSSSRFNISKNRELQKLPLLSETQQGNEREELFIQKLRQCCVLFDFESDPLSDLKWKEVKRTALYEMVEYVTKNKNVITEAIYPEAVNMFAVNLFRTLPPSSNPNGAEFDPEEDEPTLEAAWPHLQLVYEFFLRLLESQDFQPSIARRYIDQKFVLQLLELFDSEDPRERDFLKTTLHRIYGKFLGLRAYIRKQINNVFYRFIYETEHHNGIAELLEILGSIINGFALPLKEEHKIFLLKVLLPLHKAKSLSVYHPQLAYCVVQFLEKDPSLTEPVIRSLLKFWPKTHSPKEVMFLNELEEILDVIEPAEFQKVMDPLFRQLAKCVSSPHFQVAERALYYWNNEYIMSLISDNYSVILPIMYPAFYRNSRNHWNKTIHGLIYNALKLFMEMNHKMFDECTQQYYQDRQRERKLMKDRDEAWMRVEALAMRHPNYNVAVKGLTNTAANTTISQQQLDSPPPDEDGDTDQTPLTLEKIEAKANEAKKMTNSNKSKPLLRRKSDLPQDTYTMRALSDHKRADEYLVTPPDPNN; from the exons AGGACAACCTGGGAATAgtgcaccaccaccaccaacatTGATCAACAAGATCAAATACCAACCAGGCGGTCCCGTTATAAAAAAGGACAAGCGACAAAGTAGCTCAAGattcaatatttcgaaaaatcggGAACTTCAAAAGTTGCCGCTTTTATCTG AAACGCAACAAGGGAACGAGCGGGAGGaactttttatacaaaaactGCGACAATGTTGCGTCCTCTTTGATTTTGAGTCTGATCCCTTATCGGACTTAAAATGGAAGGAAGTGAAACGAACCGCCTTGTACGAGATGGTGGAGTACGTTACCAAGAACAAAAACGTTATCACCGAGGCTATATACCCCGAAGCGGTGAACATG TTTGCAGTGAACCTCTTTCGTACACTTCCTCCGTCATCGAATCCAAACGGCGCCGAGTTCGACCCAGAAGAAGATGAGCCAACTCTGGAGGCAGCTTGGCCACATTTGCAGCTGGTTTATGAGTTTTTCCTTCGACTACTTGAATCTCAAGATTTTCAACCTTCTATCGCAAGACGTTACATAGATCAGAAGTTCGTCCTGCAGCTTCTAGAGCTGTTCGACTCAGAAGATCCTCGAGAACGGGATTTCTTGAAGACAACACTTCACAGGATTTATGGAAAGTTCTTAGGGCTTAGGGCGTATATCAGAAAGCAAATAAACAATGTTTTTTACCGATTTATATATGAAACCGAGCATCACAATGGTATTGCCGAACTCTTGGAGATCCTGGGAAG CATAATCAACGGCTTCGCTTTGCCGCTGAAGGAGGAAcacaaaatttttctattaaaggTGCTTCTACCTTTGCACAAAGCTAAATCATTATCCGTTTATCATCCGCAATTAGCGTATTGCGTTGTTCAATTTCTGGAGAAAGACCCATCGTTGACTGAGCCTGTTATCAGAAGTTTACTGAAATTCTGGCCAAAAACACATTCCCCGAAAGAGGTGATGTTCTTGAACGAACTCGAGGAGATCCTGGATGTGATCGAACCTGCCGAATTCCAAAAAGTTATGGACCCATTGTTCAGACAATTAGCGAAATGCGTTTCCTCTCCACATTTTCAG GTGGCTGAAAGAGCTCTTTACTATTGGAACAACGAATATATAATGTCTTTGATATCAGACAATTATTCGGTGATATTACCCATCATGTATCCAGCATTCTACAGAAACTCTCGAAATCACTGGAACAAGACCATTCATGGTTTGATTTATAACGCGTTGAAACTCTTCATGGAGATGAACCACAAAATGTTCGACGAATGTACTCAACAGTATTATCAA GATCGTCAGAGGGAAAGAAAGCTTATGAAAGATAGGGACGAAGCATGGATGCGCGTGGAAGCATTAGCGATGAGACATCCGAATTATAATGTGGctgtcaaagggttaacaaatacCGCTGCCAACACCACGATATCACAGCAACAGCTAGATAGTCCTCCGCCTGACGAAGATGGCGATACGGATCAAACACCACTCACTTTAGAGAAGATAGAGGCAAAGGCGAACGAG GCAAAGAAGATGACGAATTCTAATAAAAGTAAGCCACTTCTGCGAAGAAAAAGCGACTTACCACAAGATACGTACACAATGCGGGCATTGTCCGATCACAAACGTGCAGATGAGTACCTTGTTACGCCACCGGATCCCAATAATTGA
- the LOC116426784 gene encoding serine/threonine-protein phosphatase 2A 56 kDa regulatory subunit gamma isoform isoform X3, translating to MLLVQVALKRSTLLINRKRCTDGMANKVAGGQPGNSAPPPPTLINKIKYQPGGPVIKKDKRQSSSRFNISKNRELQKLPLLSETQQGNEREELFIQKLRQCCVLFDFESDPLSDLKWKEVKRTALYEMVEYVTKNKNVITEAIYPEAVNMFAVNLFRTLPPSSNPNGAEFDPEEDEPTLEAAWPHLQLVYEFFLRLLESQDFQPSIARRYIDQKFVLQLLELFDSEDPRERDFLKTTLHRIYGKFLGLRAYIRKQINNVFYRFIYETEHHNGIAELLEILGSIINGFALPLKEEHKIFLLKVLLPLHKAKSLSVYHPQLAYCVVQFLEKDPSLTEPVIRSLLKFWPKTHSPKEVMFLNELEEILDVIEPAEFQKVMDPLFRQLAKCVSSPHFQVAERALYYWNNEYIMSLISDNYSVILPIMYPAFYRNSRNHWNKTIHGLIYNALKLFMEMNHKMFDECTQQYYQDRQRERKLMKDRDEAWMRVEALAMRHPNYNVAVKGLTNTAANTTISQQQLDSPPPDEDGDTDQTPLTLEKIEAKANEAKKMTNSNKSKPLLRRKSDLPQDTYTMRALSDHKRADEYLVTPPDPNN from the exons AGGACAACCTGGGAATAgtgcaccaccaccaccaacatTGATCAACAAGATCAAATACCAACCAGGCGGTCCCGTTATAAAAAAGGACAAGCGACAAAGTAGCTCAAGattcaatatttcgaaaaatcggGAACTTCAAAAGTTGCCGCTTTTATCTG AAACGCAACAAGGGAACGAGCGGGAGGaactttttatacaaaaactGCGACAATGTTGCGTCCTCTTTGATTTTGAGTCTGATCCCTTATCGGACTTAAAATGGAAGGAAGTGAAACGAACCGCCTTGTACGAGATGGTGGAGTACGTTACCAAGAACAAAAACGTTATCACCGAGGCTATATACCCCGAAGCGGTGAACATG TTTGCAGTGAACCTCTTTCGTACACTTCCTCCGTCATCGAATCCAAACGGCGCCGAGTTCGACCCAGAAGAAGATGAGCCAACTCTGGAGGCAGCTTGGCCACATTTGCAGCTGGTTTATGAGTTTTTCCTTCGACTACTTGAATCTCAAGATTTTCAACCTTCTATCGCAAGACGTTACATAGATCAGAAGTTCGTCCTGCAGCTTCTAGAGCTGTTCGACTCAGAAGATCCTCGAGAACGGGATTTCTTGAAGACAACACTTCACAGGATTTATGGAAAGTTCTTAGGGCTTAGGGCGTATATCAGAAAGCAAATAAACAATGTTTTTTACCGATTTATATATGAAACCGAGCATCACAATGGTATTGCCGAACTCTTGGAGATCCTGGGAAG CATAATCAACGGCTTCGCTTTGCCGCTGAAGGAGGAAcacaaaatttttctattaaaggTGCTTCTACCTTTGCACAAAGCTAAATCATTATCCGTTTATCATCCGCAATTAGCGTATTGCGTTGTTCAATTTCTGGAGAAAGACCCATCGTTGACTGAGCCTGTTATCAGAAGTTTACTGAAATTCTGGCCAAAAACACATTCCCCGAAAGAGGTGATGTTCTTGAACGAACTCGAGGAGATCCTGGATGTGATCGAACCTGCCGAATTCCAAAAAGTTATGGACCCATTGTTCAGACAATTAGCGAAATGCGTTTCCTCTCCACATTTTCAG GTGGCTGAAAGAGCTCTTTACTATTGGAACAACGAATATATAATGTCTTTGATATCAGACAATTATTCGGTGATATTACCCATCATGTATCCAGCATTCTACAGAAACTCTCGAAATCACTGGAACAAGACCATTCATGGTTTGATTTATAACGCGTTGAAACTCTTCATGGAGATGAACCACAAAATGTTCGACGAATGTACTCAACAGTATTATCAA GATCGTCAGAGGGAAAGAAAGCTTATGAAAGATAGGGACGAAGCATGGATGCGCGTGGAAGCATTAGCGATGAGACATCCGAATTATAATGTGGctgtcaaagggttaacaaatacCGCTGCCAACACCACGATATCACAGCAACAGCTAGATAGTCCTCCGCCTGACGAAGATGGCGATACGGATCAAACACCACTCACTTTAGAGAAGATAGAGGCAAAGGCGAACGAG GCAAAGAAGATGACGAATTCTAATAAAAGTAAGCCACTTCTGCGAAGAAAAAGCGACTTACCACAAGATACGTACACAATGCGGGCATTGTCCGATCACAAACGTGCAGATGAGTACCTTGTTACGCCACCGGATCCCAATAATTGA